A single region of the Halorussus gelatinilyticus genome encodes:
- a CDS encoding acyl-CoA dehydrogenase family protein: MAFRLSDEQRAIREAVREFGEEEIRPVAREHDEEKKYPADLVQKAADLDFVAPSIPVEYGGAGMDTLSAIIVTEELWRADPGIGSAIGSRGFGSNMIRKYGDEWMKDEWLTRIASGESACCSCISEPAHGSNVAGIETRAEKSEAQSASNRSGATAEEDGDEYVINGNKMWITNGTVADVAVVMTKTSPDEGHRGITAFLVPTDAEGFRTEKIDNKLGIRASDLAEVVLDDVRVPEENVIGEVDKGFYQLMDFFASGRTSVAAQAVGTAQAALDAALDYADEREQFGQKIGDFQAIEHKLAEMATNVEAARSLAYRAASYVEGGDDQMATQFASMAKLFASEHAVDVADEAIQVHGGAGFVTDHPVERYYRDARITKIYEGTSEIQKNIIADNLQ, encoded by the coding sequence ATGGCATTTCGCTTGTCAGACGAGCAGCGTGCGATACGCGAGGCCGTTCGCGAGTTCGGCGAGGAGGAGATTCGACCGGTCGCCCGAGAGCACGACGAGGAGAAGAAGTACCCAGCCGACCTCGTTCAGAAGGCGGCGGACCTCGACTTCGTGGCCCCGTCCATCCCGGTGGAGTACGGCGGCGCGGGGATGGACACGTTGTCGGCCATCATCGTCACCGAGGAACTCTGGCGGGCCGACCCCGGCATCGGGAGCGCCATCGGGAGCCGCGGGTTCGGCTCGAACATGATTCGGAAGTACGGCGACGAGTGGATGAAAGACGAGTGGCTGACCCGCATCGCGTCGGGCGAGTCGGCGTGCTGTAGCTGCATCTCCGAACCCGCCCACGGCTCGAACGTCGCGGGCATCGAGACGCGGGCGGAGAAGAGCGAGGCGCAAAGCGCCTCGAACCGGAGCGGTGCAACCGCGGAGGAAGACGGCGACGAGTACGTGATAAACGGCAACAAGATGTGGATAACCAACGGCACCGTCGCCGACGTAGCGGTCGTGATGACCAAGACCTCGCCCGACGAGGGCCACCGCGGCATCACCGCGTTCCTCGTCCCGACCGACGCGGAGGGCTTCCGGACCGAGAAGATAGACAACAAACTCGGCATCCGGGCCTCCGACCTCGCGGAGGTCGTCCTCGACGACGTGCGCGTCCCCGAGGAGAACGTCATCGGCGAAGTAGACAAGGGGTTCTACCAGTTGATGGACTTCTTCGCCAGCGGGCGAACCAGCGTCGCGGCCCAAGCCGTCGGAACCGCGCAGGCCGCGCTCGACGCGGCGCTCGACTACGCCGACGAGCGCGAGCAGTTCGGCCAGAAGATCGGCGACTTTCAGGCAATCGAGCACAAGCTCGCGGAGATGGCGACCAACGTCGAGGCGGCCCGGTCGCTCGCCTACCGGGCGGCGTCGTACGTCGAGGGCGGCGACGACCAGATGGCGACCCAGTTCGCGAGCATGGCCAAACTGTTCGCCAGCGAACACGCCGTGGACGTGGCCGACGAGGCGATTCAGGTCCACGGCGGGGCCGGGTTCGTCACCGACCACCCCGTCGAGCGCTACTACCGCGACGCCCGCATCACGAAGATATACGAGGGGACCAGCGAGATTCAGAAGAACATCATCGCCGACAACCTCCAGTGA
- a CDS encoding Lrp/AsnC family transcriptional regulator, which translates to MTDGTESPNWSFKDRDIAILRELTRDPQLSSRELTTILAEEYDIEVSHVTVSESIREMRNEGVFREAIIPNEQYYIFGLFEFKFNAENFEDGWRDAMEYIRDDPHTLFYFLSDGEYQWKTVMMFPTREAESRWIHECYKEHGDVIANIRNSVIHNVLKFGTDPEIFEGLNGEHPE; encoded by the coding sequence ATGACCGACGGAACCGAATCACCGAACTGGAGTTTCAAGGACAGGGACATCGCCATCCTGCGGGAGTTGACGCGGGACCCGCAACTCTCCTCGCGGGAACTGACGACCATCCTCGCTGAGGAGTACGACATCGAGGTGTCCCACGTCACGGTCAGCGAGTCCATCCGGGAGATGCGCAACGAGGGCGTGTTCCGGGAGGCCATCATCCCCAACGAGCAGTACTACATCTTCGGGCTGTTCGAGTTCAAGTTCAACGCCGAGAACTTCGAGGACGGGTGGCGCGACGCGATGGAGTACATCCGCGACGACCCGCACACCCTCTTTTACTTCCTCTCGGACGGCGAGTACCAGTGGAAGACGGTGATGATGTTCCCCACGCGGGAGGCCGAGTCGCGCTGGATTCACGAGTGCTACAAGGAACACGGCGACGTCATCGCTAACATCCGCAACTCGGTCATCCACAACGTGCTGAAGTTCGGCACCGACCCCGAGATATTCGAGGGACTGAACGGCGAACATCCGGAGTAG
- a CDS encoding zinc-dependent alcohol dehydrogenase family protein, with protein sequence MRAAVLREYGEPLEIETVERPDPDPDGVVIETEACGICRSDWHAWQGDWDWIGAKPPRGQILGHEPAGTVVAVGEDVTRLSEGDSVAVPFNLSDGTCPTCRNGHANVCENVVPLGLAEAAPGAFAEEVHVPVADQNAVRLPDAVSPVAMAGLGCRFVTAFHALVHRADVTAGDWVAVHGCGGVGLSAVHVADAVGANVVAVDLADEKLSKAEELGAVETVNASETENVPRAIAGITDGGAHVSVDALGIAETCRNSVSCLRRRGQHVQIGLTTQDERGSVTLPTDAMVMKEIDFLGSFGMQPPRYDEIFRMVETGSLDPSAVVSETVTLDDVPDRLAAMSDYETMGIPVVDEF encoded by the coding sequence ATGCGAGCCGCAGTCTTGCGTGAATACGGCGAACCCCTCGAAATCGAGACCGTCGAACGCCCCGACCCCGACCCGGACGGGGTAGTCATCGAGACCGAAGCCTGCGGCATCTGTCGCAGCGACTGGCACGCGTGGCAGGGCGACTGGGACTGGATCGGCGCGAAGCCGCCGAGAGGACAGATTCTCGGCCACGAACCGGCCGGGACCGTCGTGGCGGTCGGCGAGGACGTGACCCGCCTCAGCGAGGGCGACAGCGTCGCCGTCCCGTTCAACCTCAGCGACGGCACCTGTCCGACGTGCCGCAACGGACACGCGAACGTCTGCGAGAACGTCGTGCCGCTGGGTCTCGCGGAGGCCGCGCCGGGCGCGTTCGCCGAGGAAGTCCACGTCCCGGTCGCCGACCAGAACGCCGTCAGGCTCCCCGACGCCGTCTCGCCGGTCGCGATGGCGGGTCTCGGCTGTCGGTTCGTCACGGCGTTCCACGCGCTCGTTCACCGGGCGGACGTGACCGCGGGCGACTGGGTCGCGGTCCACGGCTGTGGCGGCGTCGGCCTCTCGGCGGTCCACGTCGCCGACGCCGTCGGCGCGAACGTCGTGGCGGTCGATCTGGCCGACGAGAAGCTGTCGAAGGCCGAGGAGTTGGGGGCGGTCGAGACCGTGAACGCGTCCGAGACCGAGAACGTCCCTCGCGCTATCGCCGGTATCACCGACGGCGGCGCGCACGTTTCGGTAGACGCGCTCGGCATCGCCGAGACCTGCCGCAACTCCGTGAGTTGTCTCCGTCGTCGGGGCCAGCACGTCCAAATCGGTCTCACGACGCAGGACGAACGGGGGAGCGTGACCCTCCCGACCGACGCGATGGTGATGAAGGAGATAGATTTCCTCGGGTCGTTCGGAATGCAACCCCCGCGCTACGACGAGATATTCCGGATGGTCGAAACGGGGAGCCTCGACCCCAGCGCCGTCGTCTCCGAGACGGTGACGCTCGACGACGTGCCCGACCGCCTCGCCGCGATGAGCGACTACGAGACGATGGGCATCCCGGTCGTGGACGAGTTCTGA
- a CDS encoding ABC transporter ATP-binding protein: MSTERSTDDATMTAESYGPDDGILVLDGLKKQFGGLTAVDDLSFAVAEGEILGFIGPNGAGKSTTFNCVTGTYPPTEGTVWYRGEDVTGEPAYEMVERGMARTFQSFRPLEDRSIVRNVALALIPDKIASLSGLRGETRRRATEICERVGLGDRLDQFPDELPHAGLLRLELGRALATGPDLLLVDEPFAGLSNQEVAEISELLESLRDDGITLVVVDHNMRGLLSLIDRGVVIQFGSKIAEGRPEELKADEQVQEAYLGGETV, from the coding sequence ATGAGCACTGAACGTTCCACCGACGACGCGACGATGACGGCGGAATCGTACGGGCCCGACGACGGTATCCTGGTGCTGGACGGCCTGAAAAAGCAGTTCGGCGGACTGACCGCGGTGGACGACCTCTCGTTCGCGGTCGCGGAGGGCGAGATACTCGGGTTCATCGGCCCGAACGGTGCCGGGAAGTCCACGACGTTCAACTGCGTGACGGGGACCTACCCGCCGACGGAGGGAACGGTGTGGTACCGGGGCGAGGACGTGACCGGCGAACCGGCCTACGAGATGGTCGAGCGAGGGATGGCCCGGACGTTCCAGTCGTTCCGACCGCTGGAGGACCGCTCTATCGTCCGGAACGTCGCGCTCGCGCTCATCCCCGACAAAATCGCGTCGCTCTCGGGGCTCCGAGGCGAGACGCGGCGACGCGCGACCGAAATCTGCGAGCGGGTCGGACTGGGCGACCGCCTCGACCAGTTCCCGGACGAACTGCCCCACGCGGGCCTGCTTCGACTCGAACTCGGTCGGGCGCTCGCGACCGGTCCGGACCTGCTGCTCGTGGACGAACCGTTCGCCGGCCTCTCCAACCAGGAGGTCGCGGAGATATCAGAACTGCTGGAGTCGCTCCGGGACGACGGCATCACGCTGGTCGTCGTGGACCACAACATGCGAGGGCTCCTCTCGCTCATCGACCGCGGAGTCGTCATCCAGTTCGGGTCGAAGATAGCCGAGGGCCGCCCCGAGGAGCTGAAAGCCGACGAGCAGGTCCAAGAGGCCTACTTGGGGGGTGAGACGGTGTGA
- a CDS encoding enoyl-CoA hydratase/isomerase family protein: MTGESVALDIADGVATVTLSEPDRRNALSTEMSAEVRDALADIAESDARCVAVEGAGEAFSAGGDIAAMRERFESDESLDEQVRRLERTTSETVARLATFPLPTVAKIDGAAFGAGANLAIACDVQLASDDASVGFGFRQVGLSIDAGTSYLLPRIVGENVAKELVFTGELVGAERALDLGLVNRVYPAEEFDERADQFVDRVATGPTVALRHAKRLLGEGLDKSVQRAMTDEATAQGIVFETDDHEEGVRAFLEDREPKFEGR, from the coding sequence GTGACCGGGGAGTCGGTCGCTCTCGACATCGCCGACGGCGTTGCGACCGTCACCCTGAGCGAACCGGACCGGCGCAACGCGCTCTCGACCGAGATGTCGGCCGAGGTGCGCGACGCGCTGGCCGACATCGCCGAGAGCGACGCCCGGTGCGTCGCCGTCGAGGGTGCGGGCGAGGCGTTCTCGGCGGGCGGGGACATCGCCGCGATGCGCGAGCGGTTCGAGTCCGACGAGTCGCTCGACGAGCAGGTCCGGCGACTCGAACGGACGACGAGCGAGACCGTCGCCCGCCTCGCCACCTTCCCGCTCCCCACGGTCGCGAAGATAGACGGTGCGGCGTTCGGGGCGGGCGCGAACCTCGCCATCGCCTGCGACGTGCAACTCGCCAGCGACGACGCCTCGGTCGGGTTCGGCTTCCGGCAGGTCGGTCTCTCCATCGACGCCGGGACCTCCTACTTGCTCCCGCGAATCGTCGGCGAGAACGTCGCCAAGGAACTGGTGTTCACGGGCGAACTCGTCGGTGCCGAACGGGCGCTCGACCTCGGACTGGTCAACCGCGTCTACCCGGCCGAGGAATTCGACGAGCGGGCCGACCAATTCGTCGACCGCGTCGCGACCGGCCCGACGGTGGCGCTCCGCCACGCCAAGCGCCTGCTCGGCGAGGGCCTCGACAAGTCGGTCCAGCGCGCGATGACCGACGAGGCGACCGCTCAGGGCATCGTCTTCGAGACCGACGATCACGAAGAGGGCGTGCGGGCCTTCCTCGAGGACCGAGAACCCAAATTCGAGGGGCGGTGA
- a CDS encoding ABC transporter ATP-binding protein, whose protein sequence is MRVSYGQVAALRGLDFRVEGGEIVAVIGPNGAGKSTLADAVSGHRPYEGSVTYRGREVAETSASDLVAEGLIHCTETRDLFGYMSVADNLDLGAYRHRDDVEERREFVYDLFPTLEERAEQNARTMSGGEQQMLAIGRALMSDPDLLLLDEPTLGLAPVILEDISDGIEEIRDAGVTVVLCEQNVTFAMDHADRVYLLENGRFEREGTPDTLRGDEYIRDAYLGG, encoded by the coding sequence CTGCGCGTCTCGTACGGGCAGGTGGCTGCGCTTCGCGGTCTCGACTTCCGCGTCGAGGGCGGCGAAATCGTCGCCGTCATCGGCCCGAACGGCGCGGGGAAGTCCACGCTCGCCGACGCCGTCTCCGGGCATCGCCCCTACGAGGGGAGTGTCACGTACCGGGGACGAGAGGTCGCGGAGACGAGCGCGAGCGACCTCGTCGCCGAGGGACTGATTCACTGCACGGAGACGCGCGACCTGTTCGGCTACATGAGCGTGGCCGACAACCTCGACCTCGGGGCGTACCGCCACCGCGACGACGTCGAGGAGCGCCGGGAGTTCGTCTACGACCTGTTCCCGACGCTCGAAGAGCGCGCCGAGCAGAACGCCCGGACGATGAGCGGCGGCGAACAGCAGATGCTCGCCATCGGTCGCGCGCTGATGAGCGACCCCGACCTCCTGTTGCTGGACGAGCCGACGCTCGGTCTCGCGCCCGTCATTCTGGAGGACATCAGTGACGGCATCGAGGAGATACGAGACGCCGGCGTGACCGTCGTGCTGTGCGAGCAGAACGTCACGTTCGCGATGGACCACGCCGACCGGGTCTACCTCCTCGAAAACGGCCGGTTCGAGCGGGAGGGGACGCCCGACACGCTCCGCGGGGACGAGTACATCCGCGACGCGTACCTCGGCGGGTAG
- a CDS encoding thioesterase family protein, whose amino-acid sequence MADDTDDPLSAVGEGLAHESTWEAGQMEPQTVAEGVEVAATPEIIGFMEQTVYDGVVPKLPEGHRIVGVRIECDHLAPTPAGEAVAVAIEVEEVDAESGQITSSATVEDRGGVAAEGRMRHAVVNREAFAERVRGRLDATRNADAE is encoded by the coding sequence GTGGCCGACGACACCGACGACCCGCTCTCGGCGGTCGGCGAGGGACTCGCACACGAATCGACGTGGGAGGCCGGGCAGATGGAACCCCAGACGGTCGCCGAGGGCGTCGAAGTCGCCGCCACGCCGGAGATAATCGGCTTCATGGAGCAGACCGTCTACGACGGCGTGGTTCCGAAACTCCCCGAGGGCCACCGCATCGTCGGCGTTCGAATCGAGTGCGACCACCTCGCGCCGACGCCCGCGGGCGAGGCGGTCGCGGTCGCTATCGAGGTCGAGGAGGTGGACGCCGAGAGCGGTCAGATAACCTCCAGCGCGACGGTGGAGGACCGCGGGGGCGTCGCGGCCGAGGGCCGGATGCGCCACGCGGTCGTGAACCGCGAGGCGTTCGCCGAGCGAGTTCGCGGGCGTCTCGACGCGACGCGGAACGCCGACGCGGAGTAA
- a CDS encoding long-chain-fatty-acid--CoA ligase yields the protein MANLATNIQSVAAEQPDAVALSFRGRDVTYGEFWARTGQFAAGLDDRGIGEGDRVAVYLPNVPQFVTAFHGTLRAGGVVVPMNPQYKSREIAHLLSDSGARAVVTLSDLVPFVEEVRDDTDLEHVVTVGEAAEAGTDFEAFLGDDHEPTLADSADDSGVADSAENPAVVDRADDDVAVQPYTSGTTGQPKGVQLTHRNLASNAETAADLVPEGIRTNDKQLGVLPLFHIYGMTVVMNATLFNGGEYYPLPEWDAQEAVSLVEDEGLTLMHGVPAMYNDVINQPNAEEFDLSSLRLAGVGGSGIPVEVLRQFEDLYDVKIYEGYGLTETSPVTHFNSPKQGRRVGSIGKTLPGVEAKIVDDDFEERPPVEKGPVDEEETDLDGVTGELVVAGPNVMKGYAGLPEANESAFTERDGTRWFHTGDLGYWDEDGFFYVVDRKKHMINTAGYNVYPREVEELLFEHEAVADAAVVGIPDDRRGETVKAFVVPVPDADVTPDEIRQFCLDRLAEYKHPREVEFVEELPRTTTGKVQKFELRERETTEGTE from the coding sequence ATGGCAAACCTTGCCACGAACATTCAATCGGTCGCGGCGGAGCAACCGGACGCGGTCGCGCTCTCCTTCCGAGGACGGGACGTAACCTACGGCGAGTTCTGGGCGCGAACCGGCCAGTTCGCCGCGGGACTGGACGACCGAGGCATCGGCGAGGGCGACCGCGTCGCGGTGTACCTGCCGAACGTCCCTCAGTTCGTAACCGCGTTCCACGGGACGCTCCGGGCGGGCGGCGTCGTCGTGCCGATGAACCCCCAGTACAAATCCCGAGAGATCGCCCACCTGCTGTCCGACAGCGGCGCGCGCGCCGTCGTGACGCTCTCGGACCTCGTGCCGTTCGTCGAGGAGGTCCGCGACGACACCGACCTCGAACACGTCGTCACCGTCGGCGAGGCGGCCGAAGCGGGAACCGACTTCGAGGCGTTCCTCGGCGACGACCACGAGCCGACCCTCGCGGACAGCGCCGACGATTCCGGGGTCGCGGACAGCGCCGAGAATCCCGCGGTCGTGGACCGCGCCGACGACGACGTCGCAGTCCAACCGTACACCAGCGGGACGACGGGGCAACCGAAGGGCGTGCAGTTGACCCACCGGAATCTCGCGTCGAACGCCGAGACGGCGGCGGACCTCGTGCCCGAGGGCATCCGGACCAACGACAAGCAACTGGGCGTCCTCCCGCTGTTCCACATCTACGGCATGACGGTGGTGATGAACGCGACGCTGTTCAACGGCGGCGAGTACTACCCGCTCCCCGAGTGGGACGCCCAAGAGGCCGTCTCGCTGGTCGAGGACGAGGGCCTCACGCTGATGCACGGCGTCCCGGCGATGTACAACGACGTCATCAACCAACCGAACGCCGAGGAGTTCGACCTCTCGTCGCTCCGCCTCGCCGGCGTAGGCGGGTCCGGTATCCCCGTCGAAGTCCTCCGGCAGTTCGAGGACCTGTACGACGTGAAGATATACGAGGGGTACGGGCTGACCGAGACCAGTCCGGTGACTCACTTCAACAGCCCGAAACAGGGTCGCCGGGTCGGCAGCATCGGGAAGACGCTTCCCGGCGTCGAGGCGAAAATCGTGGACGACGACTTCGAGGAACGCCCGCCGGTCGAGAAGGGCCCCGTAGACGAGGAGGAGACCGACCTCGACGGCGTCACGGGCGAACTCGTCGTCGCCGGGCCGAACGTGATGAAGGGGTACGCCGGCCTGCCCGAGGCCAACGAGTCGGCGTTCACCGAGCGCGACGGGACGCGGTGGTTCCACACCGGCGACCTCGGCTACTGGGACGAGGACGGCTTCTTCTACGTCGTGGACCGCAAGAAGCACATGATAAACACCGCCGGCTACAACGTGTATCCGCGCGAGGTCGAGGAGTTGCTCTTCGAACACGAGGCGGTCGCGGACGCCGCCGTGGTCGGGATTCCGGACGACCGCCGGGGCGAGACGGTGAAGGCGTTCGTGGTGCCGGTTCCGGACGCCGACGTGACCCCCGACGAGATACGGCAGTTCTGTCTGGACAGGCTCGCCGAGTACAAGCACCCCCGCGAGGTCGAGTTCGTCGAAGAGCTTCCGCGGACGACCACCGGCAAGGTCCAGAAGTTCGAACTCCGGGAGCGCGAGACGACGGAGGGGACCGAGTGA
- a CDS encoding MEDS domain-containing protein produces MPERHSELVSNPRNRIRGVSVESGVRGPVDRLSDHACNDHFAHIYETTDERFAAAVPLVRRGLERGERVMFIVDETAEAEVRAAARDAGLDLDTALDSGALSFHTVQETYLRDGSFSPNEMVEFYADVVAAATEEYEALRIVAGTTWLRDDTATVEQFMEYESKVNDLFADEDCLALCQYDRGQFGPETIQNVIRTHPHLVYDGEVCHNFYYTPPEEFFGPEAPGSENERMLRTLRDRTVAEATLRRRERDQQRFYEITSDATRSFEEKIRRLLEFGTERFDLEIGYFTRTDGDDTFTIVDAVGPSEQIRPGVTDSLCGTYCEKLLASPGSIAVRDAANAGWKDGPAYERFGLDAYFGTTVHAGGEEYGTLCFASESPREQQYTRGERAFLDLIGQWMGNELGRRQREAFLRESYEITSDPNLSFEEKLERLFELGRERFGLEMAGLNHLPSWDGEFRLEKGVGLGVGDDEELWSEPGYGCFCRQTIESEEPVSVADVGGTDWAEDSIHREFGLTSYLGTKVSSGTSPYGTLWFGSTEARSRQFSDTERTFIELMGQWVSYELEHREHKQSQRELYEITADNELSTDEKFQRLLELGCEHLDLPVGMVTREREEAFEIKQMHGSHPELGEGSLTPPLTDNYCRKVVETGSPVSVADAEAAGWEGDALYHEFGLACYAGVQLTVGDDAYGTICFTALSPRDASFTDAEQTFLELMGQCMSYELERTHREEELEQKNGRLENFASMLAHELRNPTMIGQIYSQQLPDESESEAVEYVTEAFDRIEDMVDVMLVLTRGREAVGERAPVDLSAVAERAWADVDAPDAELRSEIDDVIEADETYVEHLFRNLLENAVEHGGADVTVTVGELSDGSASEASGASGASTDESVGGFYVADDGSGISAEDSDAVFEEGYTTSADSGGSGIGLAFVRKLAAVYGWEYAVTESEAGGARFEFTSVRSVSGE; encoded by the coding sequence ATCCCCGAACGCCACAGCGAACTCGTCTCGAACCCTCGGAACCGAATTCGAGGCGTATCAGTCGAGTCAGGCGTTCGGGGGCCCGTCGATCGACTCAGCGACCACGCCTGCAACGACCACTTCGCGCACATCTACGAGACGACCGACGAGCGGTTCGCCGCCGCCGTCCCGCTCGTCCGTCGCGGCCTCGAACGCGGCGAGCGCGTCATGTTCATCGTCGACGAAACCGCCGAAGCCGAGGTCAGGGCGGCGGCGCGGGACGCCGGACTCGACCTCGATACCGCGCTCGATTCGGGAGCGCTCTCGTTCCACACCGTGCAGGAGACCTATCTCCGCGACGGGTCGTTCTCCCCGAACGAGATGGTCGAGTTCTACGCCGACGTCGTCGCGGCCGCCACCGAGGAGTACGAAGCGCTCCGCATCGTCGCCGGAACGACGTGGCTCCGGGACGACACCGCGACGGTCGAGCAGTTCATGGAGTACGAGTCGAAGGTCAACGACCTCTTCGCCGACGAGGACTGCCTCGCGCTCTGTCAGTACGACCGCGGGCAGTTCGGGCCGGAGACCATCCAAAACGTCATCCGAACCCATCCCCATCTCGTCTACGACGGGGAGGTCTGTCACAACTTCTACTACACGCCGCCCGAGGAGTTCTTCGGGCCGGAAGCGCCCGGCAGCGAGAACGAGCGAATGCTCCGGACGCTCCGGGACCGAACCGTGGCGGAGGCCACGCTCCGGCGACGCGAGCGGGACCAACAGAGGTTCTACGAGATAACGTCCGACGCGACCCGCTCGTTCGAGGAGAAGATACGCCGTCTGCTGGAGTTCGGAACCGAGCGGTTCGACCTCGAAATCGGATACTTCACTCGCACCGACGGCGACGACACGTTCACCATCGTCGACGCCGTCGGTCCCAGCGAGCAAATTCGGCCGGGCGTCACGGACTCGCTCTGCGGCACGTACTGCGAGAAGTTGCTCGCGTCGCCCGGTTCCATAGCCGTCCGAGACGCCGCGAACGCCGGGTGGAAGGACGGCCCGGCCTACGAACGGTTCGGACTGGACGCCTACTTCGGGACCACCGTCCACGCCGGCGGCGAGGAGTACGGGACGCTGTGTTTCGCGTCCGAGTCGCCCCGCGAGCAGCAGTACACCCGCGGAGAGCGGGCGTTCCTCGACCTGATAGGCCAGTGGATGGGCAACGAACTCGGACGCCGCCAGCGCGAAGCGTTCCTGCGCGAGAGCTACGAGATAACGTCCGACCCCAACCTATCGTTCGAGGAGAAACTCGAACGGCTGTTCGAGTTGGGACGCGAGCGATTCGGTCTCGAGATGGCGGGGCTGAACCACCTCCCGTCGTGGGACGGCGAGTTCCGGTTGGAGAAGGGGGTCGGCCTCGGCGTCGGCGACGACGAGGAACTCTGGTCGGAACCAGGCTACGGCTGTTTCTGTCGCCAGACCATCGAGAGCGAGGAACCGGTCAGCGTGGCGGACGTGGGCGGCACCGACTGGGCCGAGGACTCGATTCACCGGGAGTTCGGGCTGACGAGCTACCTCGGCACGAAGGTGTCGAGCGGGACCTCCCCGTACGGGACGCTCTGGTTCGGGAGCACGGAGGCGCGCAGCCGCCAGTTCTCGGACACCGAGCGCACCTTCATCGAACTGATGGGTCAGTGGGTGAGCTACGAACTCGAACACCGCGAACACAAGCAGTCCCAGCGGGAACTCTACGAGATTACGGCCGACAACGAGCTATCGACCGACGAGAAGTTCCAGCGACTGCTGGAGTTGGGGTGCGAACACCTCGACCTCCCAGTGGGGATGGTGACCCGCGAACGCGAGGAGGCGTTCGAGATAAAGCAGATGCACGGCAGCCACCCCGAACTCGGGGAAGGGTCGCTCACGCCACCGCTGACGGACAACTACTGTCGGAAGGTCGTCGAGACGGGGAGTCCGGTCAGCGTCGCCGACGCCGAGGCCGCCGGCTGGGAGGGCGACGCCCTCTACCACGAGTTCGGCCTCGCGTGTTACGCCGGGGTGCAACTGACGGTGGGCGACGACGCGTACGGCACTATCTGTTTCACGGCCCTCTCGCCGCGGGACGCGTCGTTCACCGACGCCGAACAGACGTTCCTCGAACTGATGGGCCAGTGCATGAGCTACGAACTCGAACGCACCCACCGCGAGGAGGAACTCGAACAGAAGAACGGTCGGCTCGAAAACTTCGCCAGCATGCTCGCCCACGAACTCCGGAATCCGACCATGATCGGCCAGATTTACAGCCAACAGCTACCCGACGAGTCGGAGTCCGAGGCGGTCGAGTACGTGACCGAGGCGTTCGACCGCATCGAGGACATGGTCGACGTGATGCTGGTGCTGACCAGGGGGCGCGAAGCGGTCGGCGAGCGCGCGCCGGTGGACCTCTCGGCCGTCGCCGAACGGGCGTGGGCGGACGTGGACGCGCCCGACGCCGAACTCCGCTCCGAAATCGACGACGTAATCGAGGCCGACGAGACGTACGTCGAACACCTGTTCCGCAACCTCCTCGAGAACGCGGTCGAACACGGCGGGGCCGACGTGACCGTCACGGTCGGCGAGCTATCCGACGGCTCCGCGAGCGAAGCGAGTGGAGCGAGTGGAGCCTCGACGGACGAGTCCGTCGGTGGCTTCTACGTCGCCGACGACGGGTCGGGCATCTCGGCCGAGGACAGCGACGCGGTGTTCGAGGAGGGGTAC
- a CDS encoding alpha/beta fold hydrolase yields the protein MPGHEEWSDRQGTATVTVDGHELEVAYYSDGESNDDEPPVVFVHGIPTWSFLWRDIAPEIAEDRRVIAPDLLGYGNSAMADGFDRSIRAQEAMLDALLDRLGVETVALVAHDIGGGVALRYASHEPDVVDQLVLSNAVCYDSWPVEFVNDLGLPSAAEETTDEELDAKLDFAFADGLYDDEGHEEFVAGMKAPWQTEAGKLSLSRNAVATNTNHTTELDYGAITAETLLLWGGDDVLQPVSYAERLEDDLQDAELSTLDRAYHWVVEDRTEAYRDRLESFLSEGEAS from the coding sequence ATGCCGGGACACGAGGAGTGGAGCGACCGACAGGGGACGGCGACCGTGACCGTGGACGGTCACGAGTTGGAGGTGGCGTACTATAGCGACGGTGAATCCAACGACGACGAACCGCCGGTCGTCTTCGTCCACGGCATCCCGACGTGGTCGTTCCTCTGGCGCGATATCGCTCCCGAAATCGCCGAGGACCGGCGCGTAATCGCGCCCGACCTGCTCGGCTACGGCAACTCCGCGATGGCCGACGGGTTCGACCGGTCCATCCGTGCACAGGAAGCGATGCTCGACGCCCTGCTCGACCGCCTCGGCGTCGAGACCGTCGCGCTGGTGGCCCACGACATCGGCGGCGGGGTCGCGCTCCGGTACGCGAGTCACGAGCCGGACGTCGTGGACCAGTTGGTCCTCTCGAACGCGGTCTGCTACGACTCGTGGCCGGTCGAGTTCGTCAACGACCTGGGACTCCCCTCCGCGGCTGAGGAGACGACCGACGAGGAACTCGACGCCAAACTCGACTTCGCGTTCGCCGACGGCCTCTACGACGACGAGGGCCACGAGGAGTTCGTGGCCGGGATGAAAGCGCCGTGGCAGACCGAGGCGGGGAAACTGTCGCTCTCGCGGAACGCGGTGGCGACCAACACCAACCACACCACGGAACTCGACTACGGAGCCATCACCGCCGAGACGCTGTTGCTGTGGGGCGGCGACGACGTGCTCCAACCGGTCTCGTACGCCGAACGACTCGAAGACGACCTGCAGGACGCGGAGTTGTCCACGCTGGACCGGGCCTATCACTGGGTGGTCGAGGACCGCACGGAGGCGTACCGCGACCGACTCGAGTCGTTCCTGAGCGAAGGGGAAGCGTCATAA